One Curtobacterium sp. MCLR17_007 DNA window includes the following coding sequences:
- the guaA gene encoding glutamine-hydrolyzing GMP synthase — translation MSETDQRPVLVVDFGAQYAQLIARRVREANVYSEIVPHSMSAEEIRAKDPAAIVLSGGPSSVYEQGAPALDGAILELGVPVLGICYGFQAMASALGGTVANTGLREYGATDVTVTGTSSTLLGGQPESQTTWMSHGDSVSAAPEGFEVLASSSSTPVAAFASDERKLYGVQWHPEVKHSAFGQAVLENFLHRAAGLPGDWNSNNVIEEQVARIREQVGSARVIAGLSGGVDSAVAAALVHKAVGDQLTCVFVDHGLLRADERKQVEEDYVASTGVRLVTVDAEQQFLDALAGVSDPEQKRKIIGREFIRTFEAAAEALVLEARADSSEDGAGQVEFLVQGTLYPDVVESGGGSGTANIKSHHNVGGLPEDMTFKLVEPLRTLFKDEVRAVGRELGLPEVIVGRQPFPGPGLGIRIVGSVDKERLEILRAADAIARNELSAAGLDDEIWQCPVVLLADVRSVGVQGDGRTYGHPIVLRPVSSEDAMTADWTRLPYDVLAKISNRITNEVRDVNRVVLDVTSKPPGTIEWE, via the coding sequence GTGAGCGAGACCGACCAGCGTCCCGTCCTCGTCGTCGACTTCGGAGCCCAGTACGCGCAGCTCATCGCTCGCCGCGTGCGCGAGGCCAACGTCTACAGCGAGATCGTTCCCCACTCCATGAGTGCTGAGGAGATCCGCGCGAAGGACCCTGCCGCCATCGTGCTGTCCGGTGGTCCGTCGTCGGTGTACGAGCAGGGCGCGCCCGCGCTCGACGGTGCGATCCTCGAGCTCGGCGTCCCGGTGCTCGGCATCTGCTACGGCTTCCAGGCGATGGCCTCGGCCCTCGGCGGGACGGTCGCGAACACCGGCCTGCGGGAGTACGGCGCCACGGACGTCACCGTGACCGGCACCTCCAGCACGCTGCTCGGTGGCCAGCCGGAGTCGCAGACCACGTGGATGTCGCACGGCGACTCCGTGTCCGCCGCGCCCGAGGGGTTCGAGGTCCTCGCGTCGAGCTCGTCGACGCCGGTCGCCGCCTTCGCGTCCGACGAGCGCAAGCTCTACGGCGTGCAGTGGCACCCCGAGGTCAAGCACTCGGCGTTCGGCCAGGCCGTGCTCGAGAACTTCCTGCACCGTGCCGCCGGTCTGCCCGGCGACTGGAACTCGAACAACGTGATCGAGGAGCAGGTCGCCCGCATCCGCGAGCAGGTCGGCTCCGCGCGTGTCATCGCCGGCCTGTCGGGTGGCGTCGACTCCGCCGTCGCGGCGGCCCTGGTGCACAAGGCCGTCGGCGACCAGCTGACCTGCGTGTTCGTCGACCACGGACTGCTCCGCGCCGACGAGCGCAAGCAGGTGGAAGAGGACTACGTCGCCTCGACCGGTGTCCGGCTCGTCACGGTCGACGCCGAGCAGCAGTTCCTCGACGCGCTCGCGGGCGTCAGCGACCCCGAGCAGAAGCGCAAGATCATCGGGCGCGAGTTCATCCGCACGTTCGAGGCCGCTGCCGAGGCACTCGTCCTCGAAGCCCGCGCCGACTCATCCGAGGACGGCGCTGGCCAGGTCGAGTTCCTGGTGCAGGGCACGCTCTACCCGGACGTCGTCGAGTCCGGCGGGGGATCGGGCACGGCGAACATCAAGTCGCACCACAACGTGGGCGGGCTGCCCGAGGACATGACCTTCAAGCTGGTCGAGCCGCTGCGCACCCTGTTCAAGGACGAGGTCCGCGCGGTCGGTCGCGAACTCGGGCTGCCCGAGGTCATCGTCGGCCGCCAGCCGTTCCCCGGACCCGGCCTCGGCATCCGCATCGTCGGGTCGGTCGACAAAGAGCGCCTCGAGATCCTGCGTGCCGCTGACGCCATCGCCCGCAACGAGTTGTCCGCCGCGGGCCTGGACGACGAGATCTGGCAGTGCCCGGTCGTGCTGCTGGCCGACGTGCGCTCGGTGGGCGTGCAGGGCGACGGCCGCACCTACGGTCACCCGATCGTGCTGCGCCCGGTGTCCTCCGAGGACGCCATGACCGCGGACTGGACCCGCCTGCCGTACGACGTGCTCGCGAAGATCTCGAACCGCATCACGAACGAGGTGCGCGACGTCAACCGGGTCGTGCTCGACGTCACGTCGAAGCCGCCGGGGACGATCGAGTGGGAGTGA
- a CDS encoding DUF3817 domain-containing protein, translated as MALTVRTRDIPKIPGAVRLYRISAYITGVLLLALVIEVIIKYTPLQLEMQLGGGAFFVPNGTAGQAPGTFNLSIAILIAHGWLYVVYLFMDFRLWSIMRWRPSRFLLIALGGIIPFMSFVVEHRMQKAAMTTYHELTAQQAREKESAR; from the coding sequence ATGGCTCTGACCGTCCGCACCCGCGACATCCCGAAGATCCCGGGGGCGGTGCGGCTGTACCGCATCTCCGCGTACATCACCGGTGTGCTGCTGCTCGCCCTGGTGATCGAGGTGATCATCAAGTACACGCCGCTCCAGCTCGAGATGCAGCTCGGTGGCGGTGCGTTCTTCGTCCCGAACGGCACGGCGGGCCAGGCCCCCGGCACGTTCAACCTGTCGATCGCGATCCTCATCGCGCACGGTTGGCTGTACGTCGTCTACCTCTTCATGGACTTCCGCCTGTGGAGCATCATGCGCTGGCGGCCGTCGCGCTTCCTGCTGATCGCCCTGGGCGGGATCATCCCGTTCATGTCCTTCGTGGTCGAGCACCGCATGCAGAAGGCCGCCATGACCACCTACCACGAGCTGACCGCGCAGCAGGCGCGGGAGAAAGAGAGCGCTCGGTGA
- a CDS encoding SURF1 family cytochrome oxidase biogenesis protein — protein MWAVARRPKWIALLLLALVLAAVFAALGKWQLERSIENGKPAPATTETRQVLSDVSKPERGVGDSLAGQKVTVTGRFVAGDTTVLTGRSGGGRYQTVGHMVDTTTGASLPVVIGWSDQRGAAVAGGERLTDGADLTVQGRYYPSESPDQDAFQQSEYSAVAPARFVNTWKAFDDRMYGGYVVADATTAAKADLGTIADRAPTREVQFDWLNLFYAIEWVVFAGFAVFLWWRFVKDTWEREEDERHQADLGFPAAGPDGADSAAGASSDRR, from the coding sequence ATGTGGGCCGTTGCCCGTCGACCGAAGTGGATCGCGCTGCTGCTGCTGGCGCTGGTCCTCGCTGCGGTGTTCGCCGCCCTCGGCAAGTGGCAGCTCGAGCGCAGCATCGAGAACGGCAAGCCGGCTCCGGCCACCACCGAGACGCGACAGGTCCTCTCCGACGTCTCGAAGCCGGAGCGCGGCGTGGGTGACAGCCTCGCCGGGCAGAAGGTGACGGTCACGGGCCGGTTCGTGGCCGGCGACACGACGGTGCTGACCGGTCGCAGCGGCGGTGGCCGCTACCAGACCGTCGGACACATGGTCGACACGACCACCGGAGCGAGCCTCCCGGTCGTCATCGGGTGGTCCGACCAGCGTGGAGCCGCCGTCGCCGGTGGCGAGCGCCTGACGGACGGTGCGGACCTCACCGTCCAGGGCCGCTACTACCCGTCCGAGTCCCCGGACCAGGACGCCTTCCAGCAGTCGGAGTACTCGGCGGTCGCGCCCGCACGGTTCGTGAACACGTGGAAGGCGTTCGACGACCGGATGTACGGCGGCTACGTCGTCGCCGACGCCACCACCGCGGCGAAGGCCGACCTCGGCACCATCGCCGACCGCGCCCCCACGCGCGAGGTCCAGTTCGACTGGCTCAACCTGTTCTACGCGATCGAGTGGGTCGTCTTCGCGGGCTTCGCCGTCTTCCTGTGGTGGCGCTTCGTGAAGGACACCTGGGAACGCGAGGAAGACGAGCGTCACCAGGCCGATCTCGGCTTCCCCGCAGCGGGTCCTGACGGTGCTGACAGCGCCGCCGGGGCGAGTTCCGACCGACGGTAG
- a CDS encoding cation:proton antiporter — MHLGGELLTIGGLFLIAYVLGRLGKLIGLPAIPIYMVVGLIASPHTPWIGLSVESHTIELIATFGLILLLFNLGLEFDQEEFYGNAGKLLVSGGTYVAINMAVGFAFGFSLGWGTREALVIAGMTATSSSAIVTKLLIELRRLANDETPMILGVTVIEDVFIAIYLAIVSVVLSGDTNIWGVVGKLALAFGFLIVMFSLARWGGKQVSKIFATRDDELFTVLFFGLAVMFGGIGDLLGVTDAIGAFVIGLLCGATRYRDRIEQLALPMRDVFAAFFFVNFGLGLDISTFGEVLWPVLGAIGMTVVLNAVAGQLVARMNGFSAQQGINTAVILVNRGEFALILATLSAAAGLEERITAFAGLYVLVMAVLGPILATNSDRIGRLVLRPGRVRKLRGRERAAAEAAAARRAERDRRFAEEIALVEAAGRDERENGAPGTTPEAEPETVSSGTSSVEIPAERPERPARARDPEY; from the coding sequence ATGCACCTGGGTGGTGAGCTGCTCACCATCGGCGGCCTGTTCCTCATCGCCTACGTCCTCGGACGGCTCGGCAAGCTCATCGGCCTGCCGGCGATCCCGATCTACATGGTCGTGGGGCTCATCGCGAGCCCGCACACGCCCTGGATCGGGCTGAGCGTCGAGTCGCACACGATCGAGCTCATCGCGACGTTCGGCCTGATCCTGCTGCTCTTCAACCTCGGGCTGGAGTTCGACCAGGAAGAGTTCTACGGCAACGCCGGCAAGCTCCTGGTGTCGGGCGGCACCTACGTCGCGATCAACATGGCCGTGGGGTTCGCCTTCGGGTTCTCGCTCGGTTGGGGGACCCGCGAAGCCCTGGTCATCGCGGGCATGACCGCGACGTCGTCCAGCGCGATCGTCACGAAGCTGCTGATCGAGCTGCGGCGTCTGGCGAACGACGAGACCCCGATGATCCTCGGTGTGACCGTCATCGAGGACGTCTTCATCGCCATCTACCTGGCGATCGTGTCGGTCGTGCTGTCCGGTGACACGAACATCTGGGGCGTGGTCGGCAAGCTCGCGCTGGCGTTCGGCTTCCTCATCGTCATGTTCAGCCTGGCGCGCTGGGGTGGCAAGCAGGTCTCGAAGATCTTCGCGACCCGCGACGACGAGCTGTTCACGGTGCTCTTCTTCGGGCTCGCAGTCATGTTCGGTGGCATCGGGGACCTGCTCGGCGTGACCGACGCCATCGGTGCCTTCGTGATCGGTCTGCTCTGCGGCGCGACCCGCTACCGCGACCGCATCGAGCAGCTCGCACTGCCGATGCGCGACGTCTTCGCCGCGTTCTTCTTCGTCAACTTCGGGCTCGGCCTCGACATCTCGACCTTCGGCGAAGTGCTGTGGCCCGTCCTCGGTGCGATCGGCATGACCGTCGTGCTGAACGCCGTCGCCGGCCAGCTCGTCGCCCGGATGAACGGCTTCTCGGCCCAGCAGGGCATCAACACCGCGGTCATCCTGGTGAACCGCGGTGAGTTCGCGCTGATCCTCGCGACGCTGTCGGCGGCTGCCGGACTCGAGGAACGGATCACCGCGTTCGCCGGGCTCTACGTGCTGGTCATGGCCGTCCTGGGACCGATCCTGGCGACGAACTCGGACCGCATCGGTCGCCTCGTGCTCCGTCCGGGGCGGGTGCGCAAGCTCCGCGGCCGTGAACGAGCCGCGGCCGAAGCGGCAGCCGCTCGCCGAGCCGAACGCGACCGTCGGTTCGCCGAGGAGATCGCCCTCGTGGAGGCGGCTGGCAGGGACGAGCGCGAGAATGGTGCACCGGGGACGACCCCCGAGGCAGAGCCGGAGACGGTGAGCAGCGGGACGTCGTCCGTCGAGATCCCCGCCGAGCGTCCCGAACGCCCGGCCCGAGCACGCGATCCGGAGTACTGA